TTTCTTCAATTGCCTCGCGCCGGGAAAGAGCCTCCATCGCCTCGCGCAGCCGGGTCGGGGTCAACGAAAACTTTTCCCGAATCTCAACCGGGGCGGTGCGGTGGTTGATGCCGATCACGAGCAAAGTTTCCTGATTCGCCGCCATGGGCCTAGTTTACCCCTCGGAGGGTGCCAAGAGGCACTTTGCGTTCCACTTCTTGGGAAGCCATACGGCACGCCCGCATCGGGTACGCCCACGGCATGTCCTTCTTTGATTTTCAATGCGTTACTCAAAAGCGGAGCCGGTGGCGGTGCTGCTCGCTTCTGACCCTGCCCGGTGCCGGCCTGCGGCTTATCCCGCTTTTTGCTGAGATTTCGCGCAAGAGAAGTCTTGAGAAGAGCCTGGGTGGAACCTCTTGTCTCCACTACAATCCATTGACAATGAAGGACTTGTCATTGGGAAGCGGGAGCGCGGTTTTTGGCATCCAGGATGCCCCTGCCGTCAGGCTCGGATGCGTCCGCCTTGTTGCCCAGACCGTTCCCTTACGCCTGGTCTTCAGCGACATAATGAGGTGAACAAATGGCTCGAAATATGACCGCGACAGGATTCCTTCCGGTCGCCTTTCTTGCGCTCCTGGGAGTCGTTGGCGCGCCGTCCGCCGCCGGCGAGGCCAGGGCCGGCAACCCAAAGATTTCGGTGGAGGGCGAGAAATGTCTCCAGTGCCACGAATCCTTCCATCCGGCGTTGGTCGAACAGTGGAAAGGCAGCGCCCACGCGCGCGCTCGAGTGGACTGTTACGCGTGTCACAAAGCGCGCGAAGGCGACCCGGCAACCTTTGAGCACTACATGGGCCTGAAGATCGCCGTCATCGTCACGCCCAACTATTGCGCCTCCTGTCACGCCCAAGAAGCCAAGGAGTTTGCCGCCAGCCGCCACTCCCAGGGAGCGCAGTTCATCGGTTCGCTTGACAATATCCTGGGCGAAATCGTGGAAGGCGGGCCGGCCGCCGTAAACGGCTGCCGCCAGTGTCACGGCAGCGAGGTGAAATACATCGGCAACGGCAAATTTGATCCCAACACCTGGCCGAACAGCGGCATTGGCCGGGTGAATCCCGACGGCAGCCTCGGCACCTGCGCCGCCTGCCACGGGCGCCACAGCTTCAGCGCCGCACTGGCCCGCCAACCGGAAAATTGCGGCAAGTGCCACATGGGGCCGGACCATCCTCAAATCGAGATCTACAACGAATCCAAGCATGGCATTCAGTTCCGCGGCAACCTCCAGAAGATGAATCTCGAAAGCAAGAGCTGGGTGGTGGGCAAGGATTATGCAGCGGCGCCCACCTGCGCCACCTGTCACATGAGCGCCACGGTCAATCAACCGATCACCCACGATGCCGGCGCCCGCATCAGCTACACCCTTCGCCCGGTCATCAGCTTCAAGGTAGAAAACTGGCAGAAGCGCCGCGAAGCCATGCAGGATGTCTGTTCCAATTGCCACGCCAGCGGCTGGGTGGAAAATTTCTACAAGCAATATGACGGCACGATAGACCTCTACAACGAGAAATTTGCCAGGCCGGCGAAGGCCATCGTGGATAAGCTCTACGCCGACGGCAAGCTGACCAAGACGCCGTTCGACGAACCAATCGAGTGGATTTTCTACGAACTCTGGCATCATGAGGGCCGACGTGCGAGAATGGGCACCGCCATGATGGGGCCGGACTACACGCAGTGGCACGGCTTCTATGAGGTCGCCAAGCATTTCTACGAAAAGTTCCTGCCGGAGGCCGAGCGCCTCCAGC
This genomic window from Candidatus Acidiferrales bacterium contains:
- a CDS encoding multiheme c-type cytochrome, yielding MARNMTATGFLPVAFLALLGVVGAPSAAGEARAGNPKISVEGEKCLQCHESFHPALVEQWKGSAHARARVDCYACHKAREGDPATFEHYMGLKIAVIVTPNYCASCHAQEAKEFAASRHSQGAQFIGSLDNILGEIVEGGPAAVNGCRQCHGSEVKYIGNGKFDPNTWPNSGIGRVNPDGSLGTCAACHGRHSFSAALARQPENCGKCHMGPDHPQIEIYNESKHGIQFRGNLQKMNLESKSWVVGKDYAAAPTCATCHMSATVNQPITHDAGARISYTLRPVISFKVENWQKRREAMQDVCSNCHASGWVENFYKQYDGTIDLYNEKFARPAKAIVDKLYADGKLTKTPFDEPIEWIFYELWHHEGRRARMGTAMMGPDYTQWHGFYEVAKHFYEKFLPEAERLQPGITADVLKTDFHRWKSGLTPEQVKQMLDFYKERYKQ